The Magnolia sinica isolate HGM2019 chromosome 10, MsV1, whole genome shotgun sequence genome includes a window with the following:
- the LOC131258210 gene encoding uncharacterized protein LOC131258210: MVARFVSKAIGRGQARAETEAATKAVIDSKNHEISLLQDKVQYYEVVCHEMCQRNQEVKEIYQRTCCKPLPLAKGPRNTYFRQFKDGKIEAEVILTRILSLGALQPGASRKYGTTIAPGSYAPVHQHFFVARMDMAIDCRPSETFNQLYDHYTNTIRSPAWSRTSSPQVRSASSISKNQLGT; the protein is encoded by the exons ATGGTTGCAAGGTTTGTATCTAAAGCTATTGGAAGGGGTCAGGCAAGGGCTGAAACTGAAGCAGCTACAAAGGCTGTCATTGATTCCAAGAACCATGAAATTTCACTGCTGCAAGATAAGGTGCAGTACTATGAAGTTGTGTGCCATGAGATGTGCCAGAGGAATCAAGAAGTTAAAG AAATTTATCAAAGAACATGTTGCAAGCCTCTACCTCTGGCCAAAGGTCCTAGAAATACCTATTTTAGACAGTTCAAG GATGGCAAAATTGAAGCTGAAGTTATACTCACTAGAATTCTCAGCTTAGGAGCATTGCAGCCTGGGGCATCCAGAAAATATGGTACAACTATTGCTCCTGGGTCATATGCACCAGTCCATCAACACTTCTTTGTTGCTCGTATGGACATGGCCATCGATTGTAGGCCTAGTGAAACATTCAATCAG TTGTAtgatcactacaccaa TACCATTCGTAGCCCCGCTTGGTCTAGAACGAGCTCCCCTCAGGTCAGGAGTGCATCGAGTATATCCAAAAACCAG TTAGGTACATAA